A section of the Elizabethkingia anophelis R26 genome encodes:
- a CDS encoding serine hydrolase: protein MKNKFSLFFFVVSVAFINAQVPDAKLDELVKNTLKTFDVPGMSVGVVKDGKLIYAKGFGVRSLNTKAAMDENTLVGIASNSKGFTATALAILADEGKLNWNDKVTKFIPEFRMYDPYVSQEVTIKDLITHRAGLGLGQGDLMFFPEGGNLTVNDIVHNVRYLKPANSFRTKLDYNNIMFIVAGEVIHRVSGLSWADFIEQRIMKPVGMSSSFGSYNRAKAVTNKIDAHAPVNGKAVAVPHDWNETANAAGGIMSNIPDMTTWANFLINGFVTKDGKRLVSEKNAHELWSLQIPESIAAKNPYDSNFYGYGMGWFLSDVKGHLQVQHTGGLIGTVTQFTLIPDLKLGIVVLTNQQSGAAFNTITNTVKDSYLGVQGRDWLKNYGDRMAKINANYDKEKNDVYAKVEAAQKNSQQLAKPEQFTGTYNDVWFGDVIVKQEGKKYFIYCVNSSRLKGELLPYSYNTFVAKWDDRSYDADAFVIFNFDETGKAQSAKLKPISGVTDFSFDFEDLDLKRK, encoded by the coding sequence ATGAAAAATAAATTCTCTTTATTCTTTTTTGTGGTATCTGTTGCTTTTATCAATGCACAGGTGCCAGATGCAAAACTTGATGAATTGGTAAAGAATACATTAAAGACTTTTGATGTACCCGGCATGTCTGTAGGTGTTGTAAAAGATGGTAAACTAATCTATGCGAAAGGATTCGGAGTAAGATCTCTGAATACAAAGGCTGCTATGGACGAGAATACACTTGTCGGAATAGCTTCTAATTCTAAAGGTTTTACCGCAACAGCATTGGCAATATTAGCAGATGAAGGAAAGCTAAATTGGAATGACAAAGTGACAAAGTTTATTCCGGAATTCAGAATGTATGATCCTTATGTTTCTCAGGAAGTGACTATAAAAGACCTTATTACCCACCGCGCCGGTTTAGGTTTGGGACAGGGAGATTTAATGTTCTTTCCGGAGGGAGGAAATCTTACAGTGAACGATATTGTACATAATGTACGTTACCTAAAGCCGGCAAATTCTTTCAGAACTAAACTCGATTATAATAATATTATGTTTATTGTGGCTGGAGAAGTTATCCACAGAGTTTCAGGACTAAGCTGGGCAGACTTTATTGAGCAACGAATTATGAAGCCTGTAGGGATGTCGAGTAGTTTTGGGTCTTATAACAGAGCAAAAGCGGTAACAAATAAAATTGATGCACATGCCCCTGTAAATGGTAAAGCTGTAGCTGTTCCACATGATTGGAACGAAACGGCTAATGCAGCAGGCGGAATTATGAGTAACATCCCGGATATGACAACATGGGCCAATTTCCTGATCAATGGTTTTGTAACCAAAGACGGTAAACGTCTGGTTTCTGAAAAAAATGCACACGAATTATGGAGCCTGCAAATACCAGAAAGTATAGCAGCTAAAAATCCCTATGATTCTAATTTCTACGGATACGGAATGGGTTGGTTCCTTAGTGATGTAAAAGGACATCTGCAGGTTCAGCATACGGGCGGACTTATTGGTACTGTTACCCAGTTTACCTTAATTCCTGATCTTAAATTAGGAATAGTTGTACTAACTAATCAGCAGTCCGGCGCAGCATTTAATACAATTACCAATACTGTTAAAGATTCTTATCTTGGAGTTCAGGGCAGAGACTGGCTGAAAAATTACGGTGATCGTATGGCAAAAATAAATGCTAATTACGACAAAGAGAAAAATGATGTGTATGCAAAAGTAGAAGCTGCACAGAAAAATAGTCAGCAGTTAGCAAAACCGGAACAATTTACCGGAACATATAATGATGTTTGGTTTGGTGATGTAATTGTGAAGCAGGAAGGGAAGAAGTACTTTATTTACTGTGTAAACTCTTCAAGACTAAAAGGCGAGTTATTACCTTATTCTTATAACACCTTTGTGGCAAAGTGGGACGATAGAAGCTATGATGCGGACGCTTTTGTAATTTTTAATTTTGATGAGACCGGAAAAGCACAATCTGCAAAGCTAAAGCCTATTTCAGGAGTAACTGACTTTAGTTTTGATTTTGAAGATCTGGACCTGAAAAGAAAGTAA
- a CDS encoding SixA phosphatase family protein, which translates to MKKLILVRHAKSDWPEGIDDFNRPLAERGKEDAPRMAQFLNEKGINIDALISSPANRAYSTCLFFHKTYKDAEMSTASALYNARENDFVSVINQIDDVHNTVALFSHNNGISNFANLFSGNDIISFPTCGVAGIEIDIDSWSHFDEEKCQLKYFYSPKELD; encoded by the coding sequence ATGAAGAAATTAATTTTGGTACGTCATGCAAAAAGTGACTGGCCCGAGGGTATAGACGATTTTAACAGGCCCCTCGCAGAACGTGGAAAAGAAGATGCCCCGAGAATGGCTCAATTCCTCAATGAAAAAGGGATAAATATAGATGCTCTAATATCCAGTCCCGCAAACAGAGCCTATAGTACCTGCCTCTTTTTCCACAAAACATATAAAGATGCTGAAATGAGTACAGCATCAGCACTTTATAATGCCCGTGAAAACGACTTCGTTTCTGTCATCAATCAGATTGACGATGTACACAATACTGTAGCACTTTTCTCTCACAATAACGGAATTTCTAATTTCGCCAATCTTTTTTCTGGTAATGATATCATTAGTTTTCCGACGTGTGGCGTTGCAGGTATCGAAATAGATATTGATTCCTGGAGCCATTTTGATGAAGAAAAATGCCAGCTAAAATATTTCTACAGTCCAAAAGAACTGGACTAA